The Fontisubflavum oceani genomic interval CCGGCACGCAGCGTTGGTTTCGAAACCTTGGATTTGGCTGTATTGCTGGAGATTACATTTCAACAGGTACATTTTCGAATAGACTTTATTACGACATACAAGAAGCAATTGTCGAAGAAGTTCTTCTCGGCATTGCTCAATTCGAGGCAAACCGAATGGCGAAGACCGATTCCGGCAGCTTAAAAGCAACCTAATAGAGGAAATCGATATGCCACATGAGAAGATAGCTCGCGCGATTATCCGCGAGGTTCCCGTGATGTCCATTGGCGAATTGCTCAAAGGGCTAGACGACCCCACCACCCCCTGGCCGCCGGCAATGGCTGCGGCAATGGGTGCGGTGGGAATTGCCGGGCCCCGGTCGGGCTCTCGTTTGACCAGTTCGGACATGCCGAGATCTCGGAAGATGAACTGCTCAAGGCCTCGAAGGATGCCGCCGGTCTGCGCGACGCATTGAAAGCGCAGATCGCCAGCAGCTTCTAACGGCGGTCCGGCACCGGCGGCAGGGGCTGCCTCCTTCGAGCGACTCGAGCGCTTCGATGGCCGAAGGTTTACGCCCGGATGAGACTGATCCGGAACGTGCTAGGCAGAACAAATCGCCATTTTGCGATACTTCCCTGTCGCCGGGCTCAAACCCCGTCACCCGAAGCGGGTGACATTGAACCGCTGCGCGCCCCGGCAGCACCAGCCAAAATCTTGAACATCACCAATCCTGATTTGACGAACAGACCTTCGCATTGATGAAATGCACCGACCTCAACAGGAGCATGCTCAATGCATATCGGCTTGATAGGCGGCATCGGCCCGGCCGCGACACTTGTCTATTACGAACGGCTCGCTGCTCGAATGCGCACCCTGGACAGCCGGTTGGAGCTCACCATCGTCCAAGCGGACGTCCACGACCTGATCCGGAACAACAACGCCGATCAACGCCACGCCCAGGCGGAGATTTACCTCGACCTTCTCAACCGTCTCAAAGCAGCAGGTGCCGATTGCGCGGCGATCACCTCTCTTGGCGGGCATTTCTGTTATGCCGAGACAGAGAAAATCTCCCCCTTACCTTTGATCAGCGCCATCACCCCGCTAGACGAGGCCTTCGCAAATGAGGGCCTGAAGACCGTCGGCCTGCTCGGCACGGAGGTTGTCATGCGCACCGGCCTTTACGGTCAGATGGCCAAAACCCGCACCGTCGCACCCGCATGTGACTTGGTGGAGCTTGGCAAAGTTTATCAAGATGTCGCGGTATCCGGCATTTGCACCGAGGCACAGCGCACGCGGTTCTTTGAGGAAGGTCGCCGGATGATCGACGATCAAGGCGCCGAGGCGATCGTTATGGCTGGCACCGATCTTGGCCTCGCGTTTGACGGCTACGACCCTGGCTACCGCGTCATTGATGCGCTCGACATACAT includes:
- a CDS encoding aspartate/glutamate racemase family protein, producing the protein MHIGLIGGIGPAATLVYYERLAARMRTLDSRLELTIVQADVHDLIRNNNADQRHAQAEIYLDLLNRLKAAGADCAAITSLGGHFCYAETEKISPLPLISAITPLDEAFANEGLKTVGLLGTEVVMRTGLYGQMAKTRTVAPACDLVELGKVYQDVAVSGICTEAQRTRFFEEGRRMIDDQGAEAIVMAGTDLGLAFDGYDPGYRVIDALDIHVVLLARLAADHLTLGQIT